Proteins encoded by one window of Tunturibacter psychrotolerans:
- the galE gene encoding UDP-glucose 4-epimerase GalE — MKILIAGGAGYIGGTVARILLSQGHAITVFDNLCHSRRSAVAENATFIEGDIANRPLIEETLREGRFDGVMNFAALIEAGESMKRPEIYFRNNTAATLMLLEAMLATGHDRLVFSSTAACYGEPEKTPILEDAKLQPTNPYGESKLLVEHMLRWMNLIHGFKYASLRYFNVAGAIDGYGEAHEPESHLIPLILDVALGKRSNIKIFGRDYPTKDGTCIRDYIHVRDLAEAHLLALAALSDTKSRLIYNIGNGQGFSVLEVVESVRRVTGRPIPVEECERRPGDPAVLVAGSAKIKAELGWTPKYAELDQIVASAWDWHQKRYA, encoded by the coding sequence ATGAAGATTCTGATAGCAGGTGGAGCAGGGTACATTGGCGGCACAGTCGCGAGGATTTTGCTGTCTCAAGGGCACGCAATTACTGTGTTCGATAATCTTTGCCATAGCAGGCGTTCGGCTGTTGCTGAAAACGCCACGTTTATTGAGGGTGATATCGCGAACCGGCCTTTGATCGAAGAGACTCTGCGTGAGGGCCGTTTCGATGGAGTCATGAACTTTGCCGCTTTGATCGAAGCTGGCGAAAGCATGAAGCGGCCGGAGATTTATTTCAGAAATAATACGGCTGCGACTCTGATGCTTCTGGAGGCGATGCTGGCGACCGGACACGACCGACTGGTCTTCAGTTCGACGGCCGCCTGCTATGGGGAGCCTGAGAAGACGCCTATTCTCGAAGATGCGAAGCTGCAGCCGACGAATCCTTATGGAGAGAGTAAGTTGTTGGTGGAGCATATGCTTCGGTGGATGAACTTAATCCACGGGTTTAAGTATGCCAGCCTGCGATACTTCAATGTAGCAGGAGCTATCGATGGCTACGGGGAGGCTCATGAGCCTGAGTCACACCTGATCCCTCTGATCCTGGATGTGGCACTCGGCAAGCGATCGAACATCAAGATCTTTGGCCGAGATTATCCCACCAAGGATGGAACCTGCATCCGCGATTACATCCACGTGCGTGATCTGGCCGAGGCGCACCTTCTGGCTCTCGCAGCGCTCAGCGACACGAAGAGCCGGCTGATTTACAACATTGGCAATGGTCAGGGATTCAGCGTCCTCGAAGTTGTCGAGTCGGTACGTCGCGTGACGGGTAGGCCGATTCCTGTCGAGGAATGTGAACGGAGGCCTGGCGACCCAGCGGTCCTCGTCGCGGGTTCGGCAAAGATTAAGGCGGAGTTGGGGTGGACGCCCAAGTACGCGGAGTTGGACCAGATCGTGGCTAGCGCGTGGGACTGGCATCAGAAACGATATGCATAA
- a CDS encoding MFS transporter small subunit: protein MADSSIKKSSPLLIAAAWIIVIIPTAWGLEYTVKNALKIFVTSTPTPKPPAK, encoded by the coding sequence ATGGCAGATTCCAGCATCAAAAAGTCTTCCCCTCTTCTCATCGCCGCAGCGTGGATCATTGTGATCATTCCCACAGCATGGGGGCTCGAATATACCGTCAAGAACGCACTAAAGATCTTTGTGACGTCTACCCCCACGCCTAAACCACCTGCCAAATAA
- a CDS encoding DUF421 domain-containing protein, translating into MIESMFHMHLPLLEKILRPMIVYISLIAFLRIFGKRELAQLNPFDLVVLLSLSNTVQNAMIGDDNTVSGGVIGALSLLTINWLLSRLLFNMPKLNKAVEGSPSVLIRHGVVDWEEAKREALTELELRSVLHKQGFNDFSEVEKCVLEPNGNFYLEGIKSMSDDAQRAELRKSIEELHLEVKQMRNDLAARGELSS; encoded by the coding sequence TTGATCGAAAGCATGTTTCACATGCACCTGCCGTTGTTGGAGAAGATTCTCCGACCGATGATTGTCTATATATCCCTAATCGCCTTTTTGCGAATATTCGGCAAGCGAGAGTTAGCACAGCTAAACCCGTTTGATCTTGTAGTGCTGCTCAGCCTCTCAAACACTGTGCAAAACGCCATGATTGGTGACGACAACACAGTGTCGGGAGGCGTAATCGGGGCGCTGTCACTCTTGACCATTAACTGGCTGCTGTCGCGACTGCTCTTCAACATGCCAAAGCTGAATAAGGCCGTCGAAGGCTCTCCATCGGTGTTGATTCGTCATGGAGTCGTCGATTGGGAAGAGGCCAAACGTGAAGCGCTGACGGAGCTTGAACTGCGTTCCGTGCTCCACAAGCAGGGATTTAACGACTTCAGCGAAGTGGAGAAGTGCGTCCTCGAACCGAATGGAAACTTCTATCTCGAAGGGATTAAGTCCATGAGCGACGATGCGCAAAGGGCCGAGTTGAGAAAGTCAATCGAAGAACTGCATCTTGAGGTCAAGCAGATGCGCAACGACTTGGCGGCGCGAGGAGAATTGTCAAGCTGA